In one window of Amblyomma americanum isolate KBUSLIRL-KWMA chromosome 9, ASM5285725v1, whole genome shotgun sequence DNA:
- the LOC144103766 gene encoding phospholipid-transporting ATPase ABCA3-like, with the protein MGHNVATFLWRTLYVQAVLRRPISTALELLWVALFFYLTLQNEGPPQPLSEESVRQDADDILVPEMPGHVLFGPGGSGNEKLVRAAMAYIEKHRKNDSEKDGGPSAKKPLRSEEVTYIPINQADKVANSCVQFVTKFGTFMSDFISSQKKMGKNPSDSAISLMYTRNPLCISLGGQADGDVNLTYTVYAPTKRFSSGNPALDRAYDDGVLGWAIKYEYIIEQAHTELRREAANAAGSKLQMKVESLPGWAFDGLTVNYLGPLFSGVYIAFLVPLLRRIGAIEYEFSSGLAEHQGIMGLSSGQFFVGHFLTAITFAVFEGASVIAVMYIRELKDSGTPYAHDIDPSLLAASFGMFHIGHTLFAMMLAWVFPEGWTGQLVGILTTIVAPFFIEWGQKLVTVPEYILAPRGTKIRSGVLPHTGTASVLRIIFLARDYEGRAGWSLVARRVLERDNVTILELWAVMLASDAAMMLLAWYLSKVLPWSTNNPQNPFFFLMASYWNPSAVDITANVSAAEKDPRRFEQLPPSRRPLIITQDLVKVYGKKTALNGLDFVVYESNVTVLLGHNGAGKTTLMSILTGKCPQSMRRCHRAWMV; encoded by the exons ATGGGCCACAACGTCGCCACTTTCCTGTGGCGCACCCTGTACGTGCAAGCCGTGTTGCGACGACCCATATCGACGGCGCTCGAGCTGCTCTGGGTGGCGCTCTTCTTTTACCTGACCCTCCAAAACGAGGGCCCCCCGCAGCCATTGAGCGAGGAGTCGGTCCGGCAGGACGCCGACGACATCCTGGTTCCCGAAATGCCCGGCCACGTGCTCTTCGGCCCCGGCGGAAGCGGAAACGAGAAGCTCGTGCGCGCCGCCATGGCCTACATCGAGAAACACAGGAAAAACGACAGCGAAAAAG ATGGCGGACCATCAGCGAAAAAGCCATTAAGAAGCGAAGAAGTGACGTACATCCCGATAAACCAGGCTGACAAGGTGGCCAACTCGTGCGTGCAGTTCGTCACCAAATTCGGAACGTTCATGTCCGACTTCATTTCCAGCCAAAAAAAGATGGGCAAAAACCCCAGCGATTCCGCCATATCCCTTATGTACACCAGGAACCCGCTTTGCATCTCTCTGGGCGGCCAGGCTGACGGTGACGTCAACCTTACGTACACAGTCTACGCTCCAACCAAAAGGTTTTCAAGCGGGAACCCTGCGCTGGATAGGGCTTACGACGACGGTGTACTAG GCTGGGCTATAAAGTATGAGTACATCATAGAGCAAGCACATACGGAATTGAGAAGAGAAGCTGCCAATGCCGCGGGAAGCAAACTGCAG ATGAAAGTGGAAAGCCTGCCGGGTTGGGCGTTCGACGGCCTCACGGTCAACTACCTGGGGCCCCTGTTTTCGGGGGTGTACATCGCCTTCCTCGTTCCGCTCTTGCGGAGGATCGGCGCCATCGAGTACGAATTCTCCTCCGGTCTCGCG GAACACCAGGGAATCATGGGACTGTCCAGCGGCCAGTTCTTCGTGGGCCACTTCCTCACCGCGATCACGTTCGCCGTCTTCGAAGGGGCCTCCGTCATCGCCGTCATGTACATCCGCGAGCTGAAGGACTCCGGGACTCCGTACGCACACGACATCGACCCATCGCTCCTGGCAGCCTCGTTCGGCATGTTTCACATCGGCCACACGCTCTTCGCCATGATGCTCGCATGGGTGTTTCCCGAGG GCTGGACGGGACAGCTGGTGGGAATCCTCACCACGATAGTCGCGCCTTTCTTCATCGAGTGGGGACAGAAGCTGGTGACCGTGCCGGAGTACATCCTGGCACCCAGAGGCACCAAAATTCGGTCGGGGGTGCTGCCACACACTGGAACAGCCTCTGTCCTGAGGATCATCTTCCTCGCCAGGGACTACGAAG GACGCGCCGGATGGTCCCTCGTTGCCAGGAGGGTGCTGGAACGAGACAACGTCACCATCTTGGAACTGTGGGCTGTGATGCTGGCATCGGACGCTGCCATGATGCTGCTGGCCTGGTACCTCTCCAAGGTTCTGCCTTGGAGCACGAACAACCCGCAgaaccctttcttctttctcatg GCGAGCTACTGGAACCCCTCGGCAGTGGACATCACGGCCAACGTCAGCGCCGCCGAGAAGGACCCCCGTCGATTCGAGCAGCTCCCGCCAAGCCGACGTCCCTTGATCATCACGCAGGACCTCGTCAAG GTGTACGGCAAGAAGACAGCCCTGAATGGCCTGGACTTCGTGGTGTACGAGTCCAATGTGACGGTGCTCCTGGGACACAACGGTGCTGGCAAGACCACGCTCATGAGCATCCTTACTGGCAAGTGCCCGCAGTCTATGCGCAGGTGCCACCGAGCTTGGATGGTTTGA
- the LOC144104768 gene encoding uncharacterized protein LOC144104768 isoform X1 translates to MLGQPKQKSKEEDARKKDRHKTGGGSAQCTVSAQSEQVIAVASHIMTRVGNQTDSDGGINLPPVASLPVIRLLQPMVDGAGNEEFHYAEDDWEPPLVDEPQSPTAAFGKGGATPEAIEQESNLFFPAVQPADASSTAAAGCSSATVASGAAAGPTTAEAVATGDAGRAPRGRMALFERSLADENDYRAVLLREEHGLCLLLMREDHNGIMQERQEKKLLDIQKKKLELEILEIEKQIKLEELRRLREAPE, encoded by the exons atgctgggccaacctaaacaaaagtccaaggaagaggacgcgaggaaaaaagatcgccacaagacag gaggagggtcagctcaatgcactgtgagcgctcaaagtgagcaagtcattgctgttgccagccacataatgaccagggtaggcaaccagactgactctgatggaggcattaacctgccaccagtggcaagtttgcctgttataagattgttgcagccaatggtggatggagcaggcaatgaagaattccattacgcag aagacgacTGGGAACCTCCGCTCGTGGATGAGCCGCAGTCACCAACGGCTGCTTTTGGTAAGGgtggggcaactccagaagcaattgagcaggagagcaatctcttttttcctgctgtgcaacctgctgatgcttccagcacagctgcagcaggctgcagcagtgctacagttgcttctggagctgccgctggtcccactactgctgaagcagtggccaccggtgacgctggcagggctccaagagggcggatggcccttttcgaaaggtctctggcagatgagaacgactatagagcggtcttactgcgcgaagagcatggactGTGTCTGCTGCTGATGCGAGAGGACCACAACGGTATTATGCAAGAGCGGCAGGAGAAAAAACtccttgatatccagaaaaaaaaattggaattggaaatcttagaaattgaaaaacaaatcaaacttgaagagcttcgtaggctgcgagaggcaccagaataa
- the LOC144104768 gene encoding uncharacterized protein LOC144104768 isoform X2, with protein MLGQPKQKSKEEDARKKDRHKTGGGSAQCTVSAQSEQVIAVASHIMTRVGNQTDSDGGINLPPVASLPVIRLLQPMVDGAGNEEFHYADKGCIG; from the exons atgctgggccaacctaaacaaaagtccaaggaagaggacgcgaggaaaaaagatcgccacaagacag gaggagggtcagctcaatgcactgtgagcgctcaaagtgagcaagtcattgctgttgccagccacataatgaccagggtaggcaaccagactgactctgatggaggcattaacctgccaccagtggcaagtttgcctgttataagattgttgcagccaatggtggatggagcaggcaatgaagaattccattacgcag ataaaggctgcattggttga